The sequence GAAGGACTGGAAGCAGGCCGAAGGCGCCGTGCATTTGGTGACCCCGCCCGGCGGCCCGCGCCCCGCACGCGTCGAAGCCCTCGGCGATTTCCTCGCGGCAAAGCTGCCGGGCACGTGCAAGCGGCGGCCGCGCGGGAAAGTGAAGGGGGCGTAGAGCGAGCGGTCCCGACGATCTCGTCATTGCGAGCGCAGCGAAGCAATCCAGAGTGTCACCACGGAGGGATTCTGGATTGCTTCGCTGCGCTCGCAATGACGGTGTCGGACTACGATACCTTCACGCCGTTGATCGCGACGATGCGCAGGTTCGGCTTCAGCGTCCCTTCCAATCGCGTCTTCAACTCGTGGACACGCGGGTCGGTCGAGTTGGCTGCGCACACCGCGTATTGATGGACGGATTTCGCCAGGGCCCGCCGCGCTTCCGGCGTTCGCGTCACGTTCGGCTCCGAAAGCCGCAAGACGATCGCGGCGAGATTGACCAGCATCTCGTCCAGAGCGACGTCGATAGTCCCAAGATTGTGCATCACTCCCTCCCGGGAAGGGCAACCCGCAGGTCCGCCGATGCGTTCCGCACCCGGCCGGACATGGTTAAGGCCTGGTAAACGACTTGTTCTTGCCGGCCGCCACGCTAGGCTGGCCGGAGAAACAAAGAAAATCTGGGGGAGGCACCACCATGGATCGACGCGATCTCTTGCGCGCGGCTGCGGCATTGCCGTTGCTGCGGGCTGCCTGGCCGGACAAGGCCTTCGCGCAAGCCTATCCAGCGCGCAACATCACCATGATCGTGCCGTTCCCGGCCGGCGGCCAGGCCGATCTCGCGGCGCGCCCGGTGGCGATGGCGCTGGAGCGGGTCCTCGGCAAGCCCGTCATCGTCGACAACCGCGCAGGCGGCGGCGGCGGATCGGTCGGCAATGCCGCGGCGGCGCGCGCCGAGCCCGACGGCTATACGCTGCTGATGACGCTGTCCTCGCTCGCGGTGCTCCCCGAAGCCGACCGGCTGTTCGATCGTCCCGTTGCCTATGAGGTCTCGCAATTCATGCCGATCGCGCGCGTGCTGGCCGACCCCACGCTGCTCGCGGTGCCCGCGTCGGCGCCCTGGAAGACCGCGCAGGATTTCGTCGAGGATGCGAGGAAGCGTCCAGGCCAGATCACCTATGGCTCGTCGGGGCCCTACGGCACGCTGCATGTGGCGATGGAAATGTTTGCGAACAGCGCCGGCATCAAGCTCATGCACGTGCCGTTCCGCGGCGCGGGTCCTGCGCTCACGGCGTTGCTCAGCGGCACCGTACAGGCGATCGCGGCGGCACCGGGGACGCTGAAGCCGCAGGTCGAGGACGG is a genomic window of Bradyrhizobium sp. CB1717 containing:
- a CDS encoding tripartite tricarboxylate transporter substrate binding protein encodes the protein MDRRDLLRAAAALPLLRAAWPDKAFAQAYPARNITMIVPFPAGGQADLAARPVAMALERVLGKPVIVDNRAGGGGGSVGNAAAARAEPDGYTLLMTLSSLAVLPEADRLFDRPVAYEVSQFMPIARVLADPTLLAVPASAPWKTAQDFVEDARKRPGQITYGSSGPYGTLHVAMEMFANSAGIKLMHVPFRGAGPALTALLSGTVQAIAAAPGTLKPQVEDGKLRVLGNCGAQRIASFPDVPTFQELGYKDVEMYIWAGLFAQSSLPAPIAARLREAMAQVMTSPDVLKIFEASGSLVAYQDAPAFSVFVAADSARLIAAVKKIGKVE